One Alnus glutinosa chromosome 3, dhAlnGlut1.1, whole genome shotgun sequence genomic region harbors:
- the LOC133862950 gene encoding nuclear pore complex protein NUP96, with the protein MDFDVGTSLEVVSQYKKRRIPHKTDFQSCKVLRGIEVILPNLRSADYYMKPCLKELAARELVDPGYCSRVLDFTIGRVGYGSVKYLGETDIRQLDLDDIVKFHRHEVVVYEDENAKPVVGQGLNKAAEVTLVLRVRSLGFEEGKLEMIGDTLRMSAERQGAHFISFDPANGEWKFLVQHFSRFGLSEDDEEDIVIDDATVAQNPVGVNGGEISDIDEEEHVGPNGVLLSHSLPAHLGLDPVRMREMKMLMFPDEEEEAEDFKEILTCQKPSFGKEYIRPLHNSTQRMSHRSSPPVARKTPLALLEYNHGSFDSNSPGAILMAPQNKGMLLKPIKPEGSGFKLDLKQETPVTGSHSRNIVDAGLFMGRSFRVGWGPNGILVHTGTPVGSNNSQRVLSSVINLEKVAIDRVVRDENNKVREELIEFAFDSPLNFHNEINHETKEVEVGSFKLRLLKLVSDRLMLSEICRRYGDMLERRLEVPGLTSSTRVVLSHQVMVWELIKVLFSNRENSLKLKSLGADNEEDMMQDMKEASSEVDLEALPLIRRAEYSLWLQETVCPRVQDTISSLNESNYLEHVFLLLTGRQLDAAVELAASKGDVRLACLLSQAGGSMVNRADVLRQLDLWRINKLDFSFIEKDRLRLYELLSGNIHGALHDVNIDWKRFLGLLMWYQLPPDTSLPVVFHAYQHLLVDGKAPYPVPVYIDEGPVEEVVKWGTEERFDFSYYLMLLHASEEGDFGYLKTMFTALSSTNDPLDYHMIWHQRAVLEAIGAITSNDLHVLDMGLVSQLLCLGKCHWAIYVILHMPYCEDFPYLHVNLIREILFQYCELWSSEESQTQFIENLGVPAAWLHEAMAVYFSYYGDFSKALEHFLQCAHWQKAHTIFITSVAHKLFLAAKHSEIWRLATSMEDQKSEIENWDLGAGIYISFYLLRSSLQEDNNTMSELDSFVSKNAACREFLGRLHESLTVLSGRLQVDARVAYSKMAEEICGLLLSDIEGSTCDGQLSCFDTVSSAPIPEDLRSSYLQGAVSVFTCFLSEVAT; encoded by the exons ATGGACTTTGATGTGGGAACTAGTTTAGAAGTTGTATCTCAGTacaagaaaagaaggatccctcATAAGACTGATTTTCAGTCATGTAAGGTTTTGAGAGGGATTGAAGTTATCTTGCCTAATTTAAGATCGGCTGATTATTATATGAAACCCTGTTTGAAGGAGTTGGCTGCCCGGGAGCTTGTAGACCCTGGTTATTGTAGCCGAGTTTTGGATTTCACGATTGGGAGGGTTGGTTATGGATCAGTCAAATATCTTGGGGAGACTGACATTAGACAGTTAGATTTAGATGACATTGTGAAGTTCCATAGGCATGAGGTAGTTGTGTATGAAGATGAAAATGCCAAGCCGGTGGTTGGGCAGGGACTTAACAAGGCTGCTGAGGTGACTTTGGTCCTTCGAGTAAGATCACTCGGTTTTGAAGAGGGGAAACTGGAGATGATTGGGGACACATTAAGAATGAGTGCAGAGAGACAAGGGGCTCACTTCATTTCTTTCGACCCAGCAAATGGTGAATGGAAATTCTTGGTTCAACATTTCAGCAGATTTGGATTGAgtgaagatgatgaagaagatattgTGATAGATGATGCAACTGTAGCTCAGAATCCTGTGGGGGTGAATGGCGGTGAGATTTCTGATATTGATGAAGAAGAACACGTGGGCCCCAATGGTGTTTTGCTCTCTCATTCTCTTCCAGCACATCTTGGGCTTGACCCTGTAAGAATGAGAGAAATGAAAATGTTGATGTTTCCTGACGAGGAAGAGGAGGCAGAAGATTTTAAGGAAATACTGACATGTCAGAAGCCATCTTTTGGTAAAGAATACATAAGACCTTTACATAACTCTACTCAGAGGATGAGCCATCGATCTAGTCCACCAGTTGCTCGAAAAACCCCATTAGCATTGCTTGAGTACAACCATGGTAGTTTTGACTCAAACTCTCCCGGAGCTATTCTGATGGCCCCACAAAATAAGGGTATGTTGCTGAAGCCAATAAAACCTGAAGGTTCAGGTTTTAAACTGGACCTCAAGCAAGAAACACCAGTAACTGGAAGCCATTCTCGCAACATAGTGGATGCAGGTTTGTTCATGGGTAGGTCATTTCGAGTAGGGTGGGGCCCAAATGGGATCCTTGTTCACACTGGTACGCCAGTAGGTAGTAACAATTCTCAAAGAGTGTTATCGTCTGTTATCAATTTAGAGAAGGTTGCTATTGATAGAGTTGTTAGAGATGAAAATAACAAAGTCAGAGAGGAACTTATTGAGTTTGCTTTTGATTCTCCTTTAAATTTCCACAATGAGATAAATCATGAAACAAAAGAAGTTGAAGTTGGTTCCTTCAAACTGAGGCTTCTAAAACTTGTCTCAGATCGCTTAATGCTTTCAGAGATTTGTAGGAGATATGGAGATATGCTGGAGAGGAGGTTGGAAGTTCCCGGGCTAACTTCCTCTACTCGTGTGGTTTTGTCTCATCAAGTAATGGTCTGGGAATTGATAAAAGTTCTTTTTTCCAATCGGGAAAATAGTTTGAAGTTGAAGTCCTTGGGTGCTGATAACGAGGAAGACATGATGCAGGATATGAAGGAAGCTTCTTCTGAAGTTGACCTAGAAGCACTACCTCTTATTCGAAGGGCAGAGTACAGCTTATGGTTGCAAGAGACTGTTTGCCCTCGTGTACAAGATACAATAAGCTCCTTGAATGAGTCCAATTACCTAGAACATGTATTCTTACTCTTGACTGGGCGGCAGCTTGATGCAGCTGTGGAGCTGGCTGCTTCTAAAGGAGATGTGAGACTGGCTTGTTTATTAAGTCAGGCTGGTGGTTCCATGGTTAATCGTGCTGATGTTTTGCGGCAGCTTGATCTTTGGAGAATCAATAAGCTGGATTTCAGTTTCATTGAGAAGGACCGGTTAAGACTTTATGAATTGCTTTCTGGTAATATTCATGGTGCTTTGCATGATGTGAATATTGATTGGAAGAGGTTTCTAGGGTTATTGATGTGGTATCAACTACCACCTGACACTTCATTGCCTGTTGTTTTCCATGCTTATCAACATCTTCTTGTTGACGGAAAGGCTCCATATCCTGTTCCAGTGTATATTGATGAAGGACCAGTGGAAGAGGTTGTTAAATGGGGTACAGAGGAACGTTTTGACTTCTCATATTATCTTATGCTTCTTCATGCCAGTGAAGAGGGCGATTTTGGCTATTTGAAGACAATGTTCACTGCCTTATCTTCAACAAATGATCCACTTGATTACCATATGATCTGGCATCAGCGTGCAGTATTGGAAGCAATTGGTGCTATAACTTCTAATGATCTTCATGTTCTTGACATGGGACTTGTCTCGCAGCTGTTGTGTCTGGGGAAATGTCATTGGGCCATCTATGTGATCCTTCATATGCCCTACTGTGAAGATTTTCCATATCTGCATGTGAATCTCATTCGGGAAATATTGTTCCAGTACTGTGAATTGTGGAGTTCAGAAGAATCACAAACCCAGTTTATTGAGAACTTGGGTGTCCCAGCTGCGTGGCTTCATGAGGCTATG GCAGTTTACTTTAGTTACTATGGGGATTTCTCAAAGGCACTTGAACACTTTCTTCAATGTGCACATTGGCAAAAAGCTCATACTATTTTCATAACATCGGTTGCTCATAAATTGTTCTTGGCAG CCAAACACTCGGAGATATGGAGGCTTGCTACTTCTATGGAGGACCAAAAGTCAGAAATTGAAAATTGGGACCTGGGAGCTGGAATTTATATTTCATTCTATCTATTGAGAAGTTCATTGCAGGAAGATAACAATACTATGAGTGAACTG GATTCTTTTGTGAGCAAAAATGCTGCTTGTAGAGAGTTTCTTGGCCGGTTACATGAGTCTTTGACAGTTTTGAGTGGCAGATTACAAGTTGATGCAAG AGTAGCTTATTCAAAAATGGCGGAGGAGATATGCGGTTTGCTTCTTTCTGACATTGAAGGCTCAACATGTGATGGTCAGCTAAGCTGCTTTGACACTGTTTCTAGTGCTCCTATTCCTGAAGACCTTCGCTCAAGTTATTTGCAGGGTGCAGTGTCTGTTTTTACGTGCTTTCTTTCAGAGGTGGCTACATAG